The Ramlibacter sp. PS4R-6 nucleotide sequence CGTGACGGCCGGCGGCGCCTGCAGGTTCGCCGCGAGCGTCGCGCGGCGCGGGTCGACTGACTTCAGCACCAGGTTCTCGTCGATGGGCGCGCCGACGCGGTACGGCTTGGGCGGCTTGCCGTCGACTGCGATGAGCGCGGCGCCGCCGCCGTCGGGCTCGGCCACCACGCCCTGCAGGGCGAAGCGGCTGGACAGGCTGGCGATGGGCGCGGCGGCAGCGCCGGGCGCCGCGCCCAGCAGGCGGGCCGTCGCGGCAGGGTCCGGAACCGCCGCACTGCGCGCGATCGGCGCGACGGGCGAGCCCGATCCCGCACTGCTGAGCTTCATGCCCCAGTACACCGCGCTTGCGGCGACCAGCCCCCACACCACGAACGTGGCGCCGGCCACGGCCCAGCGGTTGCCCGGATTGCTCACCATGCGGGGAATTATCATTGAACGGACTTCCGGGCTCCCCCCATCCATGAATCATTTGCACACATCGCTGCGCCGCGCGGCGCACGCCGGCTTCACGCTCATCGAGATGATGGTCGTGGTCGTGATCATCGGCGTGCTCGCCGCGCTGATCGTCCCGAACGTGCTCGACAAGCTGGATGACGCCAAGGTCACCGCCGCGCGCACGGACATCAACACCATCAGCCAGGCGCTGAAGTTCTACAAGATCGACAACCAGCGCTACCCCTCGACGCAGCAGGGGCTGCAGGCGCTCACGGCCAAGCCGACCACGGAACCCGTTCCCGCCAACTGGAAGCCCTACCTCGAGAAGCTTCCCAACGACCCCTGGGGCCGTCCCTACCAGTACCTCAACCCCGGCGTGAAGGGCGAAGTGGACATCATGTCCTTCGGCGCCGACGGCCAGCCGGGGGGCGAGGGCAAGAATGCGGACATCGGCAGCTGGCAATAGCGCCCGCCGCGCCGGCGCGTTCACGCTCATCGAGCTGCTCGTCGTCGTCGCCATCATCGCCATTGCCGTCGCGGGCGTGAGCTTCGCGCTGCGCGACTCGGGCGCCACGCAGCTCGAACGCGAGGCGCAACGCCTCGCGGCCCTGTTCGAAGCTGCGCGCGCGCAGTCGCGTGCCAGCGGCGTGCCGGTCCGCTGGCGCGTGGTCGAAGGAGGTTTCCGCTTCGACGGCGCGCAGCCGGGCACCTTGCCCGAACAGTGGCTCTCGCCCGCAACGCAAGTCAACGGCAACGCGCTCGTGGTGCTGGGCCCCGAGCCCATCATCGGCCCGCAGCAGGTGCTGGTCGCCTCCAGCGCGGTGCCGGGGCGGCAGTTGCGCATCGCCACCGACGGCTTGAAACCCTTCCGCGTGAGCGCGGCGGACGCGGGGTCGTGATGCGGCGCGCCCGCGGCTTCACGCTGGTGGAAGTGCTGGTCGCGCTGGCGATCGTCGCCATCGCGCTGACCGCGGGCCTGCAGGCCACCGGCGCGCTCGCCAACAACGCGCTGCGGCAGTCCACGGTGCTGCTCGCGCACATCTGCGCCGAGAACGAACTCGTGAAAGCACGCCTGGCGCGGCAGATGCCCGACATCGGCGATTCGACGGTGGCGTGCGACCAGGCCGGCCGCGAGTTCACGGTGGCGGTGAGCGTGCGACCCACGCCCAACCCGAGTTTCCGCCGCGTCGACGCGCAGGTGGTCGACGACAACACACCCGTGCTGCGCCTGTCCACCATCGTGGGGCGTTACTGATGCGGCGCGCGCACGCCGGCTTCACGCTCGTCGAGCTGCTGGTGGCGCTGTTCGCGCTGTCGCTCCTGGCCGTGATGTCCTACCGCGGCATCGACGGCATGATGCGCGCGCAGGCCAGCACCGAAGCGCGCGCCGACGACGTGCTGACGCTGCAGATCGGCCTGGCGCAATGGGCGGCCGATCTCGACGCGATCGAGCAGATCCCCGGGTTGAAGGCCATCGAGTGGAACGGCCGCGTGCTCCGCCTCACGCGCCGCAGCACCGCCTCGCCCACCGACGGCCTGCTCGTGGTGGCGTGGACGCGCCGCATCGTCGGCGACAAGGGCATGTGGCTGCGCTGGCAGTCGCCGCCGGTCACCACGCGCGGCGACATCGAGCAGGCGTGGCAGCGTGCCGACCTGTGGTCGCAGAACGCGGGCAGCGACGACCAGGCACGCGAAGTGGCCGTGACGCCGCTGGACGACTGGCAGATCTTCTTCTTCCGCGAGAACGCGTGGACCAACCCGCAGTCGAGCGACGTCACCTCCGCCAGCATCGCCTCGGTGGCGCGCACGGCGGCGTCCGGTGCGGCAGCAGTCAACCCGACGCAGCAGCCCGACGGCGT carries:
- a CDS encoding type II secretion system protein N; this translates as MVSNPGNRWAVAGATFVVWGLVAASAVYWGMKLSSAGSGSPVAPIARSAAVPDPAATARLLGAAPGAAAAPIASLSSRFALQGVVAEPDGGGAALIAVDGKPPKPYRVGAPIDENLVLKSVDPRRATLAANLQAPPAVTLELPLKR
- the gspG gene encoding type II secretion system major pseudopilin GspG, with protein sequence MNHLHTSLRRAAHAGFTLIEMMVVVVIIGVLAALIVPNVLDKLDDAKVTAARTDINTISQALKFYKIDNQRYPSTQQGLQALTAKPTTEPVPANWKPYLEKLPNDPWGRPYQYLNPGVKGEVDIMSFGADGQPGGEGKNADIGSWQ
- a CDS encoding prepilin-type N-terminal cleavage/methylation domain-containing protein; protein product: MRTSAAGNSARRAGAFTLIELLVVVAIIAIAVAGVSFALRDSGATQLEREAQRLAALFEAARAQSRASGVPVRWRVVEGGFRFDGAQPGTLPEQWLSPATQVNGNALVVLGPEPIIGPQQVLVASSAVPGRQLRIATDGLKPFRVSAADAGS
- the gspI gene encoding type II secretion system minor pseudopilin GspI, with the protein product MRRARGFTLVEVLVALAIVAIALTAGLQATGALANNALRQSTVLLAHICAENELVKARLARQMPDIGDSTVACDQAGREFTVAVSVRPTPNPSFRRVDAQVVDDNTPVLRLSTIVGRY
- a CDS encoding PulJ/GspJ family protein encodes the protein MRRAHAGFTLVELLVALFALSLLAVMSYRGIDGMMRAQASTEARADDVLTLQIGLAQWAADLDAIEQIPGLKAIEWNGRVLRLTRRSTASPTDGLLVVAWTRRIVGDKGMWLRWQSPPVTTRGDIEQAWQRADLWSQNAGSDDQAREVAVTPLDDWQIFFFRENAWTNPQSSDVTSASIASVARTAASGAAAVNPTQQPDGVRLVLQLPANQAVAGTITRDWVRPQVTNVRTSS